A single Kribbella aluminosa DNA region contains:
- a CDS encoding 3-isopropylmalate dehydrogenase produces the protein MSENKFFTLAVVPGDGIGPEVTTEALKVLDAVAAQHGVTFERTEYDLGAKRWHATGETLPDAELEEIRKHDAILLGAVGDPSVPSGVLERGLLLKLRFTLDHYVNLRPSKIYPSVGSPLANPGDVDFVVVREGTEGPYVGNGGALRVGTPAEIATEVSVNTAYGVERVVRDAFARAQARPRKKLTLVHKNNVLVYAGHLWKRTVDAVASEFPDVAVDYLHVDAATIFLVTDPARFDVIVTDNLFGDILTDLAAAISGGIGLAASGNINPDRTAPSMFEPVHGSAPDIAGQQKADPTAAILSAALLLEHLGLPAAARAIEAAVEADIEERTGAARSTAEIGDAIAKRAAG, from the coding sequence GTGAGCGAGAACAAGTTCTTCACGCTGGCCGTCGTCCCGGGTGACGGGATCGGACCCGAGGTGACCACCGAGGCGCTCAAGGTCCTCGACGCGGTCGCCGCGCAGCACGGCGTGACGTTCGAGCGGACCGAGTACGACCTCGGCGCGAAGCGCTGGCACGCCACCGGTGAGACGCTTCCGGACGCCGAGCTGGAGGAGATCCGCAAGCACGACGCGATCCTGCTCGGCGCGGTCGGTGACCCGAGTGTGCCGTCCGGCGTACTCGAGCGCGGTCTGCTGCTCAAGCTCCGGTTCACCCTGGACCACTACGTGAACCTGCGGCCCTCGAAGATCTACCCGTCGGTCGGCTCCCCGCTGGCGAACCCCGGCGACGTCGACTTCGTCGTCGTACGGGAAGGTACCGAGGGTCCGTACGTCGGCAACGGCGGCGCGCTCCGCGTCGGGACCCCGGCCGAGATCGCCACCGAGGTGTCGGTGAACACGGCGTACGGCGTCGAGCGGGTCGTCCGCGACGCGTTCGCCCGGGCGCAGGCGCGACCGCGCAAGAAGCTCACGCTGGTGCACAAGAACAACGTGCTCGTGTACGCCGGCCACCTGTGGAAGCGGACCGTCGACGCGGTCGCCTCCGAGTTCCCCGACGTCGCGGTCGACTACCTGCACGTGGATGCGGCGACGATCTTCCTGGTCACCGACCCGGCCCGGTTCGACGTGATCGTCACCGACAACCTGTTCGGCGACATCCTCACCGACCTGGCGGCCGCGATCAGCGGCGGGATCGGGCTGGCCGCGAGCGGCAACATCAACCCGGACCGGACCGCGCCCTCCATGTTCGAGCCGGTGCACGGCTCCGCGCCGGACATCGCCGGCCAGCAGAAGGCCGACCCGACCGCGGCGATCCTGTCCGCGGCGCTGCTCCTGGAGCACCTCGGGCTGCCCGCCGCGGCGCGCGCGATCGAGGCCGCCGTGGAGGCGGACATCGAGGAGCGGACCGGCGCTGCCCGCAGTACCGCCGAGATCGGCGACGCGATCGCCAAGCGCGCGGCCGGGTGA
- a CDS encoding O-methyltransferase, which yields MSAPPELPPLVSAALSLSGRRGFVSSTRNETGRLLAALAASKSGLLGELGTGCGVGSAWLRSGASEGTSIVTAESDPQLAQAVGELFAADERIEVVSADWTALIERGPFALLFVDAREAKLSARDVIADVVEPGGFVVLDDFTPSAVWPPMYEGRVDTLRQEWLMDQRFTTVEVMVAADAAVLLATRR from the coding sequence GTGAGTGCTCCTCCAGAACTGCCGCCGCTGGTCTCGGCGGCCCTCAGCCTGTCCGGCCGGCGCGGATTCGTCAGCTCCACCAGGAACGAGACGGGCCGGCTGCTGGCCGCCCTCGCGGCCTCGAAGTCCGGCCTGCTCGGTGAGCTCGGCACCGGCTGCGGCGTCGGCTCGGCCTGGCTGCGCAGCGGCGCCAGCGAGGGCACCAGCATCGTCACCGCGGAGAGCGACCCGCAGCTCGCGCAGGCGGTCGGCGAACTGTTCGCCGCCGACGAGCGGATCGAGGTCGTCTCGGCCGACTGGACCGCGCTGATCGAGCGCGGCCCGTTCGCACTCCTCTTCGTGGACGCCCGCGAGGCGAAGCTGTCCGCCCGCGACGTGATCGCGGACGTGGTCGAACCCGGCGGCTTCGTCGTACTCGACGACTTCACGCCGTCCGCGGTCTGGCCGCCGATGTACGAGGGCCGGGTCGACACCCTGCGCCAGGAATGGCTGATGGACCAGCGTTTCACCACCGTCGAGGTGATGGTCGCGGCCGACGCCGCCGTACTGCTCGCCACCCGCCGCTAG
- the cimA gene encoding citramalate synthase, translated as MSISDEFHVYDTTLRDGAQQEGLALSVADKIAIAQHLDELGVGFIEGGWPGAVPKDTEFFERARTELHLRNATFAAFGATRKPETVAADDQQVAALRESGAGVVTLVAKSHDAHVERALRTTLDENLRMVADTVRHLRDNGQRVFLDTEHFFDGYRANRAYALEVVRVAAEAGADVVALCDTNGGTLPRELQDVVHDVLESTGARLGIHCHNDAGCAVANSIAAVEAGVTHVQGTINGYGERTGNADLVAIVANLELKRGMELLPAGSLADSFRIAHAIAEVTNVPPSNRAPYVGLSAFAHKAGLHASAIKVDPDLYQHTDPARVGNDMRMLVSEMAGRASVELKGRELGFDLSNERELVSRVTDRVKELEARGYTFEAADASFSLLLTEEVDGRRPSYFDVESWRVITESRADGEAVSESTVKLVAAGEREIVTGEGNGPVNALDHALRTAIERAYPAVNKFELVDYKVRILDQGHGTDAVIRVLIETADGEGSWVTVGVGHNIVEASWEALVDGFTFGLLRHKEVAR; from the coding sequence ATGAGCATCTCGGACGAGTTCCACGTCTACGACACCACGTTGCGCGACGGCGCGCAGCAGGAGGGTCTGGCGCTGTCCGTGGCCGACAAGATCGCCATCGCGCAGCACCTGGACGAGCTCGGGGTCGGTTTCATCGAGGGTGGCTGGCCGGGCGCGGTGCCCAAGGACACCGAGTTCTTCGAGCGGGCACGGACCGAGCTGCACCTGCGGAACGCGACGTTCGCGGCCTTCGGCGCGACCCGCAAGCCGGAGACCGTCGCCGCCGACGACCAGCAGGTCGCCGCGCTCCGCGAGTCCGGCGCCGGCGTCGTCACACTCGTTGCCAAGAGCCACGATGCGCACGTCGAGCGGGCGCTGCGGACGACGCTCGACGAGAACCTGCGGATGGTCGCCGACACGGTCCGGCACCTGCGCGACAACGGGCAGCGGGTCTTCCTCGACACCGAGCACTTCTTCGACGGCTACCGGGCGAACCGGGCGTACGCGCTGGAAGTGGTACGAGTGGCCGCCGAGGCCGGGGCGGACGTGGTGGCCCTGTGCGACACCAACGGCGGCACCCTGCCCCGGGAGTTGCAGGACGTCGTCCACGACGTACTCGAATCGACCGGGGCCAGGCTCGGCATCCACTGTCACAACGACGCCGGCTGCGCGGTGGCGAACTCGATCGCCGCCGTCGAAGCCGGCGTCACGCATGTCCAGGGCACGATCAACGGGTACGGCGAGCGCACCGGCAACGCCGACCTGGTCGCGATCGTCGCCAACCTCGAGCTCAAGCGCGGGATGGAGCTGCTGCCCGCGGGCAGCCTGGCCGACTCGTTCCGGATCGCGCACGCGATCGCCGAGGTGACGAACGTGCCGCCGTCGAACCGGGCGCCGTACGTCGGGCTCTCGGCGTTCGCCCACAAGGCCGGGCTGCACGCCAGCGCGATCAAGGTGGACCCGGATCTCTACCAGCACACGGATCCGGCGCGGGTCGGCAACGACATGCGGATGCTGGTGTCGGAGATGGCCGGCCGGGCGAGTGTCGAGCTGAAGGGCCGCGAGCTCGGGTTCGACCTGAGCAACGAGCGGGAGCTGGTCAGCCGGGTCACCGATCGGGTGAAGGAACTGGAGGCGCGCGGGTACACCTTCGAGGCCGCCGACGCGTCGTTCTCGCTGCTGCTCACCGAGGAGGTCGACGGCAGGCGGCCGAGCTACTTCGACGTCGAGTCGTGGCGGGTGATCACCGAGTCGCGGGCCGATGGTGAGGCGGTGTCGGAGTCCACGGTGAAGCTGGTCGCGGCGGGGGAGCGGGAGATCGTCACCGGTGAGGGCAACGGCCCGGTGAACGCGCTCGACCACGCGTTGCGGACCGCGATCGAGCGGGCGTACCCAGCGGTGAACAAGTTCGAGCTGGTCGACTACAAGGTCCGCATCCTCGACCAGGGGCACGGGACCGACGCGGTGATCAGAGTCCTGATCGAGACCGCGGACGGCGAGGGCTCGTGGGTGACGGTCGGCGTCGGGCACAACATCGTCGAGGCGTCCTGGGAGGCGCTGGTCGACGGGTTCACCTTCGGTCTGCTGCGCCACAAGGAGGTCGCGCGATGA